In one Oscillospiraceae bacterium genomic region, the following are encoded:
- the leuC gene encoding 3-isopropylmalate dehydratase large subunit yields MGMTMTQKILAKHAGLDAVEAGQLIEARLDLVLGNDITTPVAITEFDKAGLTEIFDRDKIAIVLDHYTPCKDIKAAQLCARAREFAKRFSITHFYDVGEMGVEHALLPEQGLTAPGEAIIGADSHTCTYGALGAFSTGVGSTDMAAGMATGLCWFKVPSAIKVTLKGRLQPYVSGKDVILHLIGTIGVDGALYQSLEFAGEGVAELSMDDRFTIANMAIEAGAKNGIFPVDGKTRAYLEGRVDRPWQAVEADSDAVYDREVVIDLDALKPTVALPHLPSNTRTVDQVAGTPIQQVVIGSCTNGRLDDLRQAAEILNGRRVADGVRCIVIPATQQIYLDAMKAGYVEAFIKSGCAVSTPTCGPCLGGHMGVLSDGERAVSTTNRNFVGRMGPVSSEIILANPAVAAASAVAGCVADPAELMGGVKE; encoded by the coding sequence ATGGGAATGACCATGACCCAAAAGATCCTGGCCAAGCACGCGGGCCTGGACGCGGTGGAGGCCGGGCAGCTCATTGAGGCCAGGCTGGATCTGGTGCTGGGCAACGACATCACCACCCCCGTGGCCATCACGGAGTTTGACAAGGCGGGGCTGACCGAGATCTTCGACCGGGACAAAATCGCCATCGTGCTGGACCACTACACGCCCTGCAAGGACATCAAGGCGGCCCAGCTCTGCGCCCGGGCCAGGGAGTTTGCAAAGCGCTTCTCCATCACCCACTTCTACGACGTGGGCGAAATGGGGGTGGAGCACGCCCTGCTGCCCGAGCAGGGCCTCACCGCCCCCGGCGAGGCCATCATCGGGGCCGACTCCCACACCTGCACCTACGGGGCCCTGGGCGCCTTCTCCACCGGCGTGGGCTCCACCGACATGGCCGCGGGCATGGCGACCGGCCTGTGCTGGTTCAAGGTGCCCTCCGCCATCAAGGTCACGCTGAAGGGTAGGCTCCAGCCCTATGTGTCGGGCAAGGACGTGATCCTCCACCTCATCGGGACCATCGGGGTGGACGGCGCGCTGTACCAGTCCCTGGAGTTTGCCGGGGAGGGGGTGGCGGAGCTGTCCATGGACGACCGCTTCACCATCGCCAACATGGCCATTGAGGCGGGGGCCAAGAACGGCATCTTCCCGGTGGACGGCAAGACCCGCGCCTACCTGGAGGGCCGGGTGGACCGCCCCTGGCAGGCCGTGGAGGCGGACTCCGACGCGGTGTACGACCGCGAGGTGGTCATCGACCTGGACGCCCTCAAGCCCACCGTGGCCCTGCCCCACCTGCCCTCCAACACCCGCACCGTGGACCAGGTGGCGGGCACCCCCATCCAGCAGGTGGTCATCGGCTCCTGCACCAACGGGCGGCTGGACGACCTGCGCCAGGCCGCCGAGATCCTGAACGGCCGCAGGGTGGCCGACGGGGTGCGCTGCATCGTCATCCCCGCCACCCAGCAGATCTATCTGGACGCCATGAAGGCCGGGTACGTGGAGGCCTTCATCAAGTCCGGCTGCGCCGTCTCCACCCCCACCTGCGGCCCCTGCCTGGGCGGCCACATGGGTGTGCTCTCCGACGGGGAGCGGGCGGTGTCCACCACCAACCGCAACTTCGTGGGCCGCATGGGCCCCGTGTCCTCTGAAATTATTCTGGCCAACCCGGCCGTGGCCGCCGCCTCGGCGGTGGCGGGCTGCGTGGCCGACCCGGCCGAGCTTATGGGAGGTGTCAAGGAATGA